The nucleotide window CCATTACCTAAACGCTCTTTGGGCACCATTTGTTTAACAAATTGCTCCGTTTTTTTGTTCTCTACAGCATACTTTGTCATTTTGCTTAAAAAGAATCCTGGTGCAATGGCATTAATATTAATGTGTTTTTTTACCAGATCGGCAGCTAAATGACGGGTCATTTGCACAACCGCCGCTTTGCTAGCTGAATAGGAATAATTGCTCATTCTTGGGTTGTTAAATGCATTAATTGAGGCAATGTTGACCACTCGGGCAGGATGCTCTGCATGGGCACTGTGAGATAACAATGGTAATAACTTTTGGGTTAAGAAAAATGGTGACTTTGCATTTAAATTCATTACCTTATCCCAGCCAACCTCAGGGAACTCAGTAAAGCTCGCCCCCCATGTTGCACCAGCATTGTTGATTAAAATGTCAATCTTGTCTTCGCTTTGTTTTATGGTTTCAACAAAAGCATTAATGCCTTCTAAGCTAGATAAGTCAGCCACAATAGGAATGCATAGACTGTCGTCAACAAGATTTGATAGCTCGATAGCTGTGGCCTGCAATTGGGCTTCATTTCGAGCCGTTATGTAGGTTTTTACGCCGTGTTCCACCAACCCTTTGCTGATCATTTTTCCAATACTTCGAGAACCACCAGTGACAATGGCTGTCTTGCCTTTAACAGAAAATAAATTACTCATATTGTGCCTTTATAGTGTTATTTATTGGCTAAATCATTACGCCATTGTTGCAATATTGGTGCGATTTTTGTGTCAAGCATGGCATAGGCCTGCTCTGTTAAATGCAAACCATCATCGACAAACCACTTGGGGTCATTAGTGATGAAATCATTAAACTCAAAATAGCGATATTGATTGCCACAAAAATCTTTAATGCGACCATTAATCTCGTCAATTACGCCAAGTTGTTTCGCCGCTTGCTTTTGCGGACATTTAATAATGGAAAAATACCCTATATGAGTCGCAGGAAAGGTGGTTTTTAGTTGCTTTAACAACCGCTGTACGTTGTTAATTATGTGCAAGGTATCATTGCCAAAGACCAAATCATTACTACCGCAATAGACGATAATGTGTCTTGCCTCTGGTAGTTTGGTTAAATCGGCTTGTAACCAATCAGCACTAACTGTACTGCGAATGGCGTTGTTTGAAACCGCTAAGCTAGACCACTTTGGTGTGCCCCAAAATTCAAAAATACTACTGCCGATCATCACAATATCTAGCATGTTCACCTCTATTGGCTAGTTATATATCCGCTGCCAACCATGCTGCTTGATTGATGGCGCGTTTGGCGTCTAACTCTGCTGCTACATCTGCGCCGCCAATCACGTGAATGGGCTTTTCATAGCCCACATCGAGTAACTCGCAGTGTAGTGGTTTAAAGGACATTTGGCCTGCACAAATAACCACATGGTCAACCTCGAGTAGTTGAATCTCGCCGTCGATACTAATTTCTAGGCCATGATCGCTAATTTCTCGGTATTGGACATTTGATAACATTGCGACATGCTTGTTCTTTAAACTTGCTCTGTGGATCCAGCCAGTTGTTTTACCGAGATCTTTACCTACCTTACTGGCTTTACGCTGTAATAAATAAATATCTCTCGCGCTTGGCGTTATGTGTTTTGGCTGCAAACCTCCGCGCTGGCGATTATTTAAGTCGATACCCCATTCTTTGGCATAAAGCTGTTTGTCCAGTGCTGGCGATGTGCCCTGGTGGCTTAGATACTCGGCAACATCAAAACCAATGCCACCGGCGCCAATGATTGCCACACGCTTACCGATAGCAACTGTTTTATTGAGCACTTCGGTATAACTGACAACCTTGCTGTGATTAATGCCTTTTATATCTGGTGTCCGTGGCGCAATACCGGTTGCCAGTACGACTTCATCAAAATCAACCAACATGGTCGCTCTCACCTCGCAGCCTAAATGCATGCTGATATTCTCGTGAGCTAATCGTTTACCGAAATAACGGATTGTTTCATGAAACTCTTCTTTACCCGGAATTTGTTTTGCTAAGTTGAATTGGCCGCCAATTTCTTCATGCTTATCAAATAAACTAACTTTATGACCGCGCTGTGCTGCATAGGTGGCGAATGCCATACCAGCAGGACCTGCGCCAACAACAGCGATATGTTTCGCATTTGTGGTTGTTAAAAAATTCAGTAAGGTTTCATTGGCAGCGCGAGGGTTAACCAAGCAAGACGATATTTTATTGTCAAAGGTATGATCTAGGCATGCTTGGTTACAGGCGATACAGGTATTAATGTTATCACTTTTATCCGCTTTGGCTTTGTTGATAAATTCGGGATCAGCAAGAAGAGGGCGCGCCATAGACACCATATCGGCATAGCCATCATTGAGTATTTGCTCAGCAACCTCTGGTGTGTTGATGCGATTACTGGTGATCACCGGGATATCGACAATGTCTTTAACCTGCTTGCTGATTTTCGCAAATAACGCTCTTGGAACCGATGTCGCAATGGTCGGTACTCGAGCTTCATGCCAGCCTATGCCAGTGTTAATTACTGTCGCCCCAGCTTTTTCGACTTCTTTAGCAAGCTGAAGTACTTCTTGTTGTGAACTGCCGTTTTCTATTAAGTCCAACATTGATAGTCGGTAGATAATAATAAAGTCATCGCCGATGCATTGGCGAGTTCGCTTGATAATTTCTAGTGGAAAACGAATGCGGTTTTTATACTCGCCACCCCATTGGTCCGTCCGTTTATTAGTATGCTCGACAATAAATTGATTTATTAGATAGCCTTCAGAGCCCATGATCTCGACACCATCGTAACCAGCCTGCTTTGCTAACCTTGCACAACGGACAAAATCTTCAATTTGTTGTTCTACATCATCGCTAGTTAATTCGCGAGGCATAAACGGGTTAATAGGGGCCTGAATTGCGCTAGGTGCAACCAACTCGGGATTATAGGCGTAACGGCCTGCATGCAGGATTTGCATGCAAATTTTACCGCCATGTTGATGTACCGTACGGGTAATGACTTCGTGGTTTTTGGCATCGTCTGCTGTGACCATTAAGGCAGCTCCTTTGGCTACCGCTCCTTCCTCGTTAGGGCCAATGCCGCCGGTTACAATAAGGCCTACACCACCAACAACTCGTTCTTTATAAAATGCTGCCATTCTCTGGAAACCATGTTCGACTTCTTCGAGATTGGTATGCATAGAGCCCATTAATAAGCGATTTTTTATTGTTGTAGAGCCCAACGTTATTGGGCTGAGTAATTTTTCAAAAGGCATGTAAATGTCGCCATAAAGTAACAAGTTTTGTCACTATATTATATTTTTAAGTAAATAAACATACTAAAGGTTCAAATTAGTTTTGTGCGGTTATATGCTGCATTCTTGATTGTCGGGTTTGTCAAAATGACGCAAGTTGCTGATCGCTTATTTTTTGCCAAAAGGCGATTGTCTCATCATTGACTTGCTGTTGTTTCGTTTGGTCATGACCAAAGTGCAACACCATAACCGTGCCGTTATCTTTGTAGCTAGGCCAATTTTTTAGATACGGTGATATTGGATCAAGGTAAGCAATTGCTGCCCAATAAGACTGCATTTGCCTACTTAGCTCAGCCACTCTCGGTTCGCTACCATAAAAAGCTTTATCTAAATTACCAAACACCAAACCAATATCGGCAATGTGGGGGCAACCCAAACTTGGTATCACTGACCGACGAGACAGTTTGTAGCCATAGCCGTGACCACCTGCAGATATGTGCTTATCAAGTAAACGATGACTTGGCTGGCCAAACCAATACTCAGATAACACCTCATTAAGGCGATCTTGTGGTGTGATAGCTACCTGGTGTTGCCTATGGCTAATTTGTTGATCTGTTAATGCCAAGCATTGTTCGATGTTTTGCTCGCCAACGAGCGATGTTATTGACCTGAGCAAGGCTTTGTCTGTGGTTATGTTTTGTCCTAACAGGGCGGCAAAATATGCCCATTCATCACTGTTAGTGCCGCTTATTAAGGTGATGTGTTTTGCGTTGCCTTGTGCGATTGCTTCATGGGGCGCAATAGTCAGGGTGGTGCCATCAATGACCGGTTTAAATGGCAAAATGCCAAATTTTTTGTAAACAGATAGGTCGGTTAAAAAACCTTGTTGCAAGCTCATTATTTTTTCGCTTGGTATCGTTGTCAAATCATCCAACGAGTAACCTTGCTGCTCAGCATAGCAAACAAAACGTTGAGCAATGCGGTTAGCTTGCTCTTTGGTCGCGTAGGTATGAGCTGCGCCACTTTGTAATATAGCTTTGTGAAACAAGGTGTTTGCTAATGGCGAGGCAAGTAAGCAAGCAATGCTCATTGCACCGGCAGATTCACCGAATACTGTCACGTTATTCGCATCCCCAGAAAACGCATGGATATGCTTTTTAACCCATTTCAACGCGGTGATCTGATCACCAAGTCCTTCATTGCCGGTTGATTGAATCTTATTATTGCTAACATCGCACAGCCGTAAATAACCAAGCACCCCCAGTCTATAATTAATGGTAACGACCACAACATTGGCGTTAGCGGCGAGGGTTTTCGCATCATAAATAGGTTGTGAACCGGCACCGTTTAGAAAACCGCCACCATGTATCCAGACCATAACAGGCAGTTTTTTGTCTGACTGAGGCGCATAGATATTGAGGTTCAAACAATCTTCGCTTTGCGCTAAATCATTTGCGTATTGTAATAGTGGGTTATGGTCGAAGGTTTGCGGCGCAATATTGCCAAATGATTGGCTAGTTTGTTCTATGGTTGACCGTACCTGACTCGAGCTCCAACGAGGCGTGTTGGTTTTAAGCGCAGCATATGCGATACCGAGGTGGGTTGTGATGGCCGTGTCATTTTGAGGTTGATTGTTCAGACGCTGACGTTTTTGCGTTGCTGATGGCTTTATCTGCTGTTCAATTTTTGACTTGGTGCTCATGCGCGTACTTGCCGTAATACTGTGTGGTATAAATACATACCACTTGTTCGATTTGTTGGCAAATTGTTTATCTTTTTAGCGATTTGCAAGGCCGTTTTGCTCTATATTATTGTTTAATTTTTTGTTAAATAATTCTTGTAAGTTATATTTACATACTGTAAGTTCAAATCATAAAGATTAATTATTATTACCAATGTGCCCATTTTTTAATGGCATAAATAGGGTAGGAATTAGATGTTAAAACTTACTTTCTTTACCAAGTTTTCATATGGTGTAGGTCAGATCTCTCAAGGCGTTAAAGACACGGCGTTTCAATCATTTGTGGTCTTTTATTTTAGTCAGGTCTTAGGAATGCCCGCCATTATGGCTGGTTTTGCAGCACTAATAGCCCTCCTTGTTGATGCGATTACCGATCCATTAATGGGCGATGTTTCCGATAATTGGCACTCTAAATGGGGTCGTAGGCATCCATTTATGATTGCAGCAGTGATACCGTTTCCGCTGTCATTGTTTATGCTGTTTTCACCGCCTGCAGGTCTCGATCAGCAAGGCTTGTTTCTATGGCTAGTGTGTTGGTCAATCATTGTACGTGTGATGTTGACGCTATTTAATGTACCACACAACGCGCTTGGTGCTGAGTTGAGTAAAGATTACCAAGAGCGCACTAAAATTGTCAGCTATCGAACGTTTTTAGGCTATGTAGGTGGCATCTCACTTTCGGTCATTGCCTTAAACACCTTTTTTAAAGTGACCGAGCAAAACCCATATGGCATGTTGAATGCTCAAGGCTATAGCCAGTTAGGGCTACTTGCGGCTGTCATTGCCTTTGTTGCCATGGTGTTTTGTATCTTGGGTACTAAAAATACCATTCCGCATTTACCAAAGGCGCCCAAGGACCAAAAGAAAGTCGATTTTAAGCGAAGTTTTCGTGCGTTTGCTGAAGCGTTAAAGTTACGTCCATTTCGCCTTATATTTATCGTTCAAGTATTGACTATGGTCGCCGGTGGAGCGGGTGCAACGTTTATGCTCTATATTGGCAGTTACTTTTTTGCCTTATCTCCAGCTGAAATTTCCTTACTGACATTAACCATTGTTGTTGGATTAGTACCCGCAACGATCATTGCCCCGGTATTATCGAAAAAAATCGACAAAATGCCGAGCTTAGTGCTTTGTCTATTGGTCGCGACAGTATTTAGTTTTAGTCCAATCATATTGCGTTTATTAACCGTGTTACCTGAAAACGGTTCGCCAATGATTATGCCTATTTTGTTCTCTACCTACGTTGTGGGCTATAGCTTTTTCATTGCTGCGGGAATCATTATTGGCTCAATGTTAGCCGATGTTGCTGACCTACACGCCACCACTACTCGTAAACGCCAAGAAGGAATATTCTTTGCTGCCAATTCG belongs to Thalassotalea sp. HSM 43 and includes:
- a CDS encoding MFS transporter — its product is MLKLTFFTKFSYGVGQISQGVKDTAFQSFVVFYFSQVLGMPAIMAGFAALIALLVDAITDPLMGDVSDNWHSKWGRRHPFMIAAVIPFPLSLFMLFSPPAGLDQQGLFLWLVCWSIIVRVMLTLFNVPHNALGAELSKDYQERTKIVSYRTFLGYVGGISLSVIALNTFFKVTEQNPYGMLNAQGYSQLGLLAAVIAFVAMVFCILGTKNTIPHLPKAPKDQKKVDFKRSFRAFAEALKLRPFRLIFIVQVLTMVAGGAGATFMLYIGSYFFALSPAEISLLTLTIVVGLVPATIIAPVLSKKIDKMPSLVLCLLVATVFSFSPIILRLLTVLPENGSPMIMPILFSTYVVGYSFFIAAGIIIGSMLADVADLHATTTRKRQEGIFFAANSFAQKATFGLGTLIAGIGLDVIAFPKQVDVSQVSAEALFDLGMIAGPVPMLIYLISAYIATKYDLNKTKHTEICMQLNEQKN
- a CDS encoding NADPH-dependent 2,4-dienoyl-CoA reductase, which produces MPFEKLLSPITLGSTTIKNRLLMGSMHTNLEEVEHGFQRMAAFYKERVVGGVGLIVTGGIGPNEEGAVAKGAALMVTADDAKNHEVITRTVHQHGGKICMQILHAGRYAYNPELVAPSAIQAPINPFMPRELTSDDVEQQIEDFVRCARLAKQAGYDGVEIMGSEGYLINQFIVEHTNKRTDQWGGEYKNRIRFPLEIIKRTRQCIGDDFIIIYRLSMLDLIENGSSQQEVLQLAKEVEKAGATVINTGIGWHEARVPTIATSVPRALFAKISKQVKDIVDIPVITSNRINTPEVAEQILNDGYADMVSMARPLLADPEFINKAKADKSDNINTCIACNQACLDHTFDNKISSCLVNPRAANETLLNFLTTTNAKHIAVVGAGPAGMAFATYAAQRGHKVSLFDKHEEIGGQFNLAKQIPGKEEFHETIRYFGKRLAHENISMHLGCEVRATMLVDFDEVVLATGIAPRTPDIKGINHSKVVSYTEVLNKTVAIGKRVAIIGAGGIGFDVAEYLSHQGTSPALDKQLYAKEWGIDLNNRQRGGLQPKHITPSARDIYLLQRKASKVGKDLGKTTGWIHRASLKNKHVAMLSNVQYREISDHGLEISIDGEIQLLEVDHVVICAGQMSFKPLHCELLDVGYEKPIHVIGGADVAAELDAKRAINQAAWLAADI
- a CDS encoding carboxylesterase/lipase family protein — its product is MSTKSKIEQQIKPSATQKRQRLNNQPQNDTAITTHLGIAYAALKTNTPRWSSSQVRSTIEQTSQSFGNIAPQTFDHNPLLQYANDLAQSEDCLNLNIYAPQSDKKLPVMVWIHGGGFLNGAGSQPIYDAKTLAANANVVVVTINYRLGVLGYLRLCDVSNNKIQSTGNEGLGDQITALKWVKKHIHAFSGDANNVTVFGESAGAMSIACLLASPLANTLFHKAILQSGAAHTYATKEQANRIAQRFVCYAEQQGYSLDDLTTIPSEKIMSLQQGFLTDLSVYKKFGILPFKPVIDGTTLTIAPHEAIAQGNAKHITLISGTNSDEWAYFAALLGQNITTDKALLRSITSLVGEQNIEQCLALTDQQISHRQHQVAITPQDRLNEVLSEYWFGQPSHRLLDKHISAGGHGYGYKLSRRSVIPSLGCPHIADIGLVFGNLDKAFYGSEPRVAELSRQMQSYWAAIAYLDPISPYLKNWPSYKDNGTVMVLHFGHDQTKQQQVNDETIAFWQKISDQQLASF
- a CDS encoding SDR family oxidoreductase, producing the protein MSNLFSVKGKTAIVTGGSRSIGKMISKGLVEHGVKTYITARNEAQLQATAIELSNLVDDSLCIPIVADLSSLEGINAFVETIKQSEDKIDILINNAGATWGASFTEFPEVGWDKVMNLNAKSPFFLTQKLLPLLSHSAHAEHPARVVNIASINAFNNPRMSNYSYSASKAAVVQMTRHLAADLVKKHININAIAPGFFLSKMTKYAVENKKTEQFVKQMVPKERLGNGDDIAGSVIYLCSKASNWMTGHTLVLDGGVIASSGYGEYSGFLD
- a CDS encoding GDSL-type esterase/lipase family protein; amino-acid sequence: MLDIVMIGSSIFEFWGTPKWSSLAVSNNAIRSTVSADWLQADLTKLPEARHIIVYCGSNDLVFGNDTLHIINNVQRLLKQLKTTFPATHIGYFSIIKCPQKQAAKQLGVIDEINGRIKDFCGNQYRYFEFNDFITNDPKWFVDDGLHLTEQAYAMLDTKIAPILQQWRNDLANK